From the Marispirochaeta aestuarii genome, the window GTCCCTACCTGAAGGAGCTGCTGACACGGAATCAGCAACTCAGTGCGATGGATATAAACAACGGCGCCATTGCCGGAGACCTCTCCTGCATTCAGCTGATAAAAGAAGCCGGGACGGTTATTGGAAGTGTCCTGGCCAAGCTGGTCAGTTTTTTCAACCCCTCCTCCATTGTGATCGGCGGCGGATTATCGGCCTTCGGAAACCTTTTTGTCGGCGCAATGCGGGAAGCCGTAATCCGGCGCTCCCTCCACCTTGCAACCTTTGAACTGAATGTGTGCATTTCCGAACTGAAGGACAAATCCGGCCCCACCGGGGCGGGGACCCTCATAATTGATCATATCTTCTCGTCCCAGGAGTTTACCAGTACCATAAAAAGAAACCTCAGGGCTGGATAAAAATGCAGGAAGGTATTCTCCGATTCTTCAGCAGGATATCCACTCCCGGACTCGACGCCCTCGCCGAGGGAATCACCATGCTGGGGGAGCAGTACCTTTTTATCGCGGTTATAACCCTTGTCTTCTGGAACATCTCCAAAAAGGCGGGACTGCTTCTCGCCTTCAGCTACCTGACATCCGCCCTGGTCAACGTCGGGGTAAAGGTTCTGGTACGGGCTCCGAGACCCTTCGAGATCCTTGCGGACATCGAGGGTAAACGGGTGCATACGGCCACGGGATACTCCTTTCCAAGCGGCCACACCCAGGGGGCAGCCGGATTCCTGACTGCCGCGGCCCTGCTGCTGCGCAGGTTCTGGTTCAGCTGTTTCGCATTTATGCTTATGCTCCTCATAGCCCTGAGCAGGGTGTACCTGGGCGTCCACTGGCCGCTTGATGTTATCGCCGGGCTTCTTCTCGGTGTACTGAGCGCCTGGGGAACATTCCGCCTTCTGGAACCCATGCTGAACGATCCCCCCAGACTGCAGTCTATCCTTCTCCGGGGAATTTCACTTATCGTCACACTCACCCTTGCCCTCTTCGTCCTGGAGAAAACAGGAAGCCTGGATCCCGTAAAGATACGGGATTTTTACAAGCTCTCCGGCACGGCCGCGGGGGCCATGGCGGGCTGCATTCTGGAAATGCGGCTGATTAATTTCAAAACGGAGGCCAGCGCTATACGGAAGACACTGCGTTACCTCCTGGGGCTCGCTGTCGCTTTACTGCTCCTCGCAGGCCTCAAAACGATACTCCCCGACGACAACTGTTTCGCCTTTCTGCGATACCTTGCAGTATCCCTGTGGCTGATCTTCCTGTTCCCCTGGGCGGGGGTAAAGGCAGGGCTTTTTTATTCAGCGCTTTTGGAGAAAGATCCATGAAAGAAGAGGACGTACAGAACAGAATAGAATCCCTGTTCAGGAATCAGGTACGGAACGACGGGAGAGTAAAAAACGCATATCTGCTGGTAGACTCGGATAAACTGAACATTCACCTGAATGCCGCAGCAGGAACAACGGATGGATCAAAAGCACATATCGGGCAGCCCAACCACCTTGCCAGCGTGGGAAAACTCTTCACCGCCGCACTGATCGGTATTCTCCACGAGAGGGGTCAGCTTGATTATGATGATCCTGTCGGCAGATATCTCGATGCCGATCTGATGAGGAGCCTGCATGTCTTCAAAGGCAAGGATTATTCGGACCAGATTACGATCAGGCATCTCCTGATGCAGACCTCCGGCCTGAATGACGTGTTCTATCATCTCTGGAAAAAGAAAATGGAAAACCCCGATTTCAGAATCAGCCCGCGGGGGGCGATAATCTGGGGCAAGGAGAATTTACAGCCGAAAGCCGTACCCGGCGGAAGGCATTTTTACACCGACACAAACTATTTTCTGCTGGGATTAATTATCGAGAGTATAACGAAAAAAGGATTTCATGAGGTCATGCATGAACTGATTTTCAAGCCCCTGGACATGGAGCATGCGTGGCTTTACGGACTGTCAGAACCTGAAACGGCCTCCGATTATCCCACGGCACGACTGTATATCAAAGGGCACGATCTGCTTTCCATTGAAGGTATTCATGAAATCGATTATGCAGGAGGCAGCGTGATCGCCCCCTTAAAAGATTTTCTCAGCTTCATGAAGGCTCTGGTCGGTCACCGGATCGTGAAAAAGGAAACCCTGGACAGAATGATCGAGGATGATATTCCCATGGGATTTCCGATTCTGGGATTCAACTACGGGTATTCCATCTGGAAAACAGGGACAATCCCCCTGATCCTGCCCAGGGAATATTATTGCTGGGGCTGTGTCGGCGTAACCGGTGCATTCATGTTCTATCACCCGGGGACCGAGTCCTTCATCATCGGAACCTTCAATGACTTTTCCTGGCGCGGAAAAGCCCTGAGGTTTATGGCCGGAAAGGTGATAAAGGAACTGCTGCAGTACCAGGAGAAAAAAGGCATCAAGACATCATATTCTTGACATCAGAACATTATCAATGTAAATTCTGTCCATGAGAACAACTTTGACAATAGAGGACGATGTGGCCGCAATGATACGAAGGATACAAAGGCGGGATCAGAAACCCTTCAAGGTTGTGGTTAATGATCTGCTGCGCAAAGGCCTGGTGGAAAGCAGTCAGCAGGCTGAGGAACATCGGCACTATTCCACCCCGGAATTGAGCTCCGGTCCCTGCCGTTTTGCAGACCTTGATAACATTTCAGAAATTCTCGCAGTAGCAGAGCGTGAGGATTACTCTTGATTCTGATTGATGCAGATTTGCTGATTTATGCGAGCATGAAGTCCAGCTCCAGTCATGCCGGTGCCAAAGAGTGGTTGGACGGAAAGCTCAACGGAAACGCTCCGGTGGGGATCCCCTGGGAAAGTATGCTTGCATTTCTCCGAAGCGTCACCAATCCACGGATATTCTCTCCTCCGGTTTCCCCGGAGGAAGCCTGGAAGGTAATCAGGTACTGGACCTCCTGCAAACCCGTATGGATTCCTCAAGCGACGGAAAATCACCTTTCCATTCTGGAAAATATTTATCGCAGCATTAAACCAGCCGCGAATCTGGTTCCTGACGCCCATCTGGCCGCCCTGTCGATGGAACACGGTCTTACGCTCTGTTCCACCGACGGTGACTTTGCAAGATTTCCGAAGCTGTCCTGGGTAAACCCGCTGGCATAATTCTTCCCGAAGGCTTTACGCGAAATTCCTGCGACGTTCCCACACACCGAGATAGAACAACCCGAGCGCTGCCAGAGCCGCGGCGGAGCTTACCATTATCCAGACCGACGGTATGCCTGAGAGGTCGGCGATCCGGCCTCCGACGGGCGGCGAAATGCTGAATCCGAGACCGGTTACCAGGGGAAGCACGGCATTGAAACGGCCCCGATGGCTCATGGGGGTATGGTTTGAAACATAGACACGTTCGTTGGTGACGTTGAGAACCTCACCGGTGGTCCAGATAAGAGTGGACATAAAAAAGACCCAGGGAGAGCGGGCGAAGGCCAGTATTCCAAAACCAAAGGCAAAGAGGAGCCCCGCAACAGCCACATTGAAGATGGGGGCAAAACGCTTCATCAGAGCTACTATAGGCGTCGTCAGGATAATGACGAGAACGGCGTTCATGGTCATCAGAAAACCGAAGAGCCTGGCGCCGTCGTCACCGAACAGTTCACCCGCCTGCATTGGAAGGGCGAAGCGATGCTGAGCGTAGGCGAAACCGTAAAAAGTAATCAGAAACGAAAAGACCAGCAGCCTGGGCCGGGAAAGAAGCGCCCGAAAGAGTCCTCCGTCAAGGGCTTTTTCCGTGGAGTCTGAAAGCATGCTCAGCTCCAGCTCTTCCCGGGACGGAAGGGTCTCGGGAATAAACACGCCAACCAGGACCAGGGCGGCACAGGCGGCGCAGGCGTTTCCCCAGAAGAGCCAGGAGGGGGCTGCAGCAAACAGGAAGCCTGCGATGAGCTGCCCGATTCCAAAGCCGAGGTTATGGCCCATGTAGATCAGGCTGAAAGCCGTCTGTCTGTTCTCCGGCCTGGTTACATCCATGCTCATGGCCTGTCTCGCCGGGTCGGTTATACCGTCGAAAAACACGGAGGCAATTACGAAACCCGCTATCATGTAGGGGTCGGAAAGAAAGCCGCAGGGAACAAACATGAGGGCGCTCAGGAACTGGGATATCATCATGACGCGCTTGCGGCCAAAGAGGTCTGTCATTTTACCGCCGATGAGATTACCCGGAACATAGGCTATGGTAGTCAGAAAGAGGATGTCCCCCGTCTCCTTCGGTGAGAGTCCGAAACGCCGGGTGAGAATCAGGGCGAGGAAGGGAAAGACAAAAATACCGGTGCCGTTCACCACTGTGGCGGTAAAAAGGGCATAGACGCTGGCAGGCAGATCCCTATAGGGGGTGGCGGCCCTCGACAGAATATTTTTTTTAAATTCGGGAACTGGTTTCATGATTACAGGACTGTACCCGGTATGGGGTGCTTTGTTCCAGAAGTTCCATGCTGTTATGAACAGGTATTTCCGGTTTTTTACAGGTCCGGACATCTTAAAACAGCTGGACCCCCTGTTTTCCCCAGGTGATGGTACCCTGCATCTGCCTTGCCTTCCCCTTCCGTTTTCGGGTAGCCTTTGGGCATGACAGATCCCGGGCCGGTTCACCCGGCACATACGCGCGGAAACAAGGGATACCCCCGGTGAACCTTGTACTCTCCCTGCGGGGGGACGGTCGGCTTGAACTGCGTCCCTCGAGGGTGTTCCGTGTTCTCCTCGGAATAATCGCAGCCGTTCTCGGAACAGCCATCGCCTTTTCAGCGGCCGCGGGGGAAAATACGGCTCTGATGCCCCTTCTTCTGATGGCCGCATCCCTGCTGGCATCGCTCTACGAGGAACGCTGGATATTCTCAGCGGACGGTGGAATCGAGAGCCGTCATGGGCTGCTGTTTCTCAAGGCTGTGCGCATCTACCCGTCTGAAGAGGTGGAGAAATTTACCCTCTCCTCCTTTACCAAGGGAAAACTGAGAGGCACCGACCCGCAGGCCCCTTCCTTTCTGCCAAGCTACCTTGTACTCGCCGTAGAAACTCGCGGGGACGGAGACCGGACGATAGAGATTCTCAGATACGCAAAAAAGGAGAGGCTCGAAACCAGAGCGGCGAAGATCGCCGGATTCTGTTCCAAGCCTCTCCTGAACAGGATCGGATAGCCTGACTACTTCAGTCCTTTTGTATCCTGGTACAGGTAGCAGGCAACCTCGTGGGCGCTGTCGGTTTCCAGAAGCTCAGGAATATTCCCCTTACAGACATCCATCCTCTTCGGGCAGCGGTCGTAGAAATAGCAGCCGTGGCGCTCCCTGTCGGGGGAAGGAACATCTCCGGTCAGAATGATTCGTCTGCGCTGCCGCTCAACCTTCGGGTCCGGGATCGGCGCTGCAGAAAGCAGAGCCTGGGTATAGGGGTGCCGTGGATTCCTGTAGAGCTCCGTCGCCTCGGCGATCTCGACGATTTTTCCCAGGTACATTACCGCGACCCGGGTGCTGATATACTCGATGACCGCCAGATCATGGGCAATAAAGAGATAGGTAAGCCCAAGATCCTTCTGCAGCTCCACCAGCAGATTCAGGATCTGCGACTGGATGGAGACATCCAGGGCACTGACCGGTTCGTCCAGAAGAATCAGCTTCGGATTCAGAGCCAGGGCACGGGCGATCCCGATGCGCTGCCGCTGACCGCCGGAAAACTCGTGGGGGTACCGGTTCTTGTAGAACTTCGATAAACCGACCCGCTCCATCAGCTCCTCTACTCTTCGTTCAATTTCGTTCTGGGAGAGCCGGAGGATCTTCTGTCGTGTGTAGATCTGCAGAGGCTCCGCGATGATGCTGCGAACGGTCATACGGGGATTGAGGGAAGCGTAGGGATCCTGGAAGACCATCTGCATATCCCCCCGGGCCTTCAGAAGTTCCCTGGGGCTCAGTTCGGGCAGGTTTCGTCCCTGAAAGAAAACCTTTCCCGCTGTCGGGGGGTAGAGTTGTGCTATGGCCCGGGCGGTCGTACTCTTGCCGCAGCCCGATTCACCTACCAGCCCGAGGGTCTCCCCCCTGTTAATGGACAGCGAGACGCCGTCCACCGCACGGATATGTCCGACTGTCTTTTTGAGGAGTATTCCCTCTTCGATGGGGAAATGGAGCTTCAGGTCCCTGGTTTCCAGGAGAGTCGCATTGCTCACAGCGTCACCTCCTTTGCATCATAAAGCCAGCAGTTGACGCTGCGGCCGCCCTCGAATTCAGTGGCTGCAGGGTACCGGCTGCGGCAGATCTCCATTGCATGTTCGCAGCGGGGATGAAAAGGACAGCAATCCGGCAGATCTATCAGGTTGGGGGGCTGCCCCTTGATGGAGTAGAGCTTCTCGTGTTTTTTCTGGTCAATCCGCGGTACGGACTTTATGAGCCCCCGGGTATAGGGGTGTTTCGGCTCTTCGAAGAGCTCGTCGGCATTCGCTTTCTCCACGATGCGCCCCGCATACATGACACAGATATTATCACACATTCCCGCCACCACTCCGAGGTCGTGGGTAATCAGAATCTGGGCGGTCCCAAGCTCGGCAGAGAGTTCCTGCATCAGCTCCAGGATCTGGGCCTGGATGGTGACGTCCAGGGCGGTGGTCGGCTCATCCGCAATCAGGATTTTCGGATTGCAGCTCAGAGCCATGGCGATCATAACCCGCTGCCGCATACCGCCGGAAAACTGGTGCGGGTAGTTGTCCACCCGCTTTTCGGCATTCGGAATACCGACCTTCTTCAGCATCTCGATCGCCTTTTCGCGGGCGGCGGGTTTACTGAGACCCTGGTGAAGAACTATGGTTTCGATCAGCTGGGTCGAAATCCTTAAAAAAGGGTTGAGGCTCGTCATGGGGTCCTGGAAGATCATGGAGATCCGGTTGCCCCGTATATCCCGCAGATTCTCCTTCTTCAGTTTAAGGATGTCCCTGCCGTCAAAGAGTACTTCCCCGGCGACAATCTTTCCCGGAGGGGAAGGTATCAGGCGCATGATCGACAGATTGGTCACCGATTTGCCCGATCCGGATTCACCGACGATTCCGAGGGTTTCTCCTCTGTGCAGGGTAAAGGAGACCCCGTCAACGGCCTTTACGATACCATCATCGGTTCTGAACTGGGTCCGGAGATTCTTTACCTCAAGTATAATATCTGTGTGTTCCACATGCTGCTCCTTAGCTTTCATCATCAGTCAGCCCCGCTAGAGCTTGTTCTTGCTCTGAGGATCAAAGGCATCGCGCAGTCCGTCTCCGAGAAAATTCATTGCGAAGAGGAAGAGCGTCATCGCCGCGGCGGGAAAAAAGAGCCGCCAGGGGTAGATCGTCATGCCGTCCACACCTTCCTTTACCAGGGACCCCCACGAGGCGTAGGGTGCGGATACACCTAACCCCAGATAGGAGAGAAAGGACTCCATCATGATGAAGGTGGGAATCCGCAGGGTAGCGAACACGATAATGATGCCGAGGGTATTGGGAATGAGATGTCTGAGGATCACCCTCCAGGTACCCGCCCCCATCGATCGGGCGGCCTCGACGAACTCCGAGTTCTTCAGGGTAATAATCTGACCGCGTACCACCCGGGCAACGGTCAGCCAGCTTACCACCGAAAGGGCGAGAAACAGATTGAGAATGTTACGCCCGAATATCGCCATGAAAATAATGACCAGCAGCATATATGGAAGTCCGTACATTACATCCACGAAGCGCATGATCATGTAGTCGGTCTTGCCTCCCACGTACCCTGCCAGGGAGCCGAGGAGGATGCCGATAATAAAGGATGTAAAGGTGCCGATAAAGCCGATGGCGATGGATACCTGCCCGCCGTAGATAATCCTGGCCAGCATATCCCTGCCATGGTAATCGGTACCGAGAAGGTAGCGCCGTTCATGTACCTTGACGGTCTTGCCCCGATACTCCATCGTTTCAGTGGCAATCCTGTGCCTGATCTCATCCAGACGTGCCTTGTCTTCCTCGTTGAGTTCCCGTCCTTCCTTCTCTGCCACCCTTTGCATGGCCTTCAGCTCCTTCTCGTACCAGAGTTCGCCGGCGGTCTTCGTCAATGAAGGCGGCAGGTCCTGATGGTCCGAGATGATCTTCTTGTAGGAGTAGATGGGGAGAATCGGCGCTGTAATCGAAAGAATGGTGTAGACAATCACCATCACCAGGCCCGCCATGGCCATGTGGTTCTTTTTGAGCCGGTTCCAGGCATCCCGGGAGAGGCTGTTGCCCTTCTCGATCTGGTTCAGCCCGTTTACCGGGAGGTCTTCCTGTTTTTTCCAGAAAAAAATGTTGCGCAGCATAATACCAGTGACCTCCTATTTATACGAAACCCTGGGATCCAGGAAGGCGTAAATGATATCGACAATGAAATTCATGAGGATGAGGATCACCGAATAGACGATTACTGTTCCCATGATTAGCGTGTAGTCGCGGTTCAGGGCGGATTGAACGAAAAAGCGTCCGAGACCGGGCACACGGAAGATCGTTTCAACAACAACCGAACCGGTTACAGTGGCAGCGAAGGCGGGCCCCAGGTAACTGACCACCGGAAGCATCGCCCCTTTCAGCACATGCCTGAACATCACGACCCCTTCGCTCATACCCTTGGCGCGGGCAGTCCGGATATAGTCGCTGCGGAGTACCTCCAGCATACTTGCCCGGGAGAGCCGTGCAATGTTGGCGAATCGCGGCATGGCCAGGGTAATCGCCGGCATGATCAGGGTAACCCAGCCGTAGCGGCCGGTAATCCAGCCCGAGGTGGGAAGCCAGCCGAGCTTCATCGCGAATATCCACATAAGAACCGGACCAATTACGAAGAGAGGAACAGAAATACCCACCACGGCAAAGGACATAGCTGCGTAATCAATCCAGGAGTTCTGCCGCAGCGAAGCGAGCATCCCCGCCCCGACTCCCAGAAAAATCGCTATCACCAGACTGACTACCCCCAGAAAGAGGGAATCCGGAAGACTCGAAAAGATGTAGAAGTTGACGTCATGATCGTTGTACCGGTAGGAGGGTCCAAGGTCCCCGCGCAGGATGTCCCAGACGTACCGCAGGTACTGCACGATCAATGGTTCGTCGAGATGGTATTTAGCCTCGATATTGGCCATAACCTGCTCGGTAAGGGCCCGTTCGGCCATAAATGGCCCGCCCGGTGCAATCCGGATTATAAAGAAGCTGATGGTAATGATGATAAACAGCGTCGGAATCAGTCCGATCAGCCGTCTGATGATATATTTAGTCATATATCCCCCGTTGAGAATTAGGGTCACTGCTACGTAAAACGGGACTTTTTGATTTGATCAGTGCTGCAGAGGGAAAACCGGGGACCGGTACAGCAGACCGGTCCCCAGAACATGGTACAGCCATGGAATGGTTCAGGACTATTCCTTCAGGTAGACTGCCTTGAGAGGATGATAGTCACGTATGTTGGTGTACCATCCCCCCCACTTGTCGGTATCGATCATATTCTGAGAGACATAGAAGTAGATGGGAAGTACTCCCATATCCTCCTTGATAAAATAGGTCTCCGCATCCCTGAGCACCTGATACCGCGCCTCACTGTCGGGCATGGTGGCCGCCTTCCTGACGGCTTCATCGTAGGCGGGATTCGAGTAGAGTCCGTCGTTTCCGGCGCTTCCGGTCAGGAACATGTCCAGGAAGGTGTTGGGATCAGTATAGTCTCCGATCCATCCGGCTCTGGCCACCGCGAAATCGTGGGTTCGACGGGTTGCCAGGTAGGTCTGCCACTCCTGGTTGAAGAGATCGCACTCTATACCGAGATTCTCGGCCCAGGCCTGCTGAATGTATTCGGCGATCTTCTTATGCCCCTCGGAGGTGTTGTAGAGGATCTCGAACTTCGGAAAACCCTTTCCATCGGGGAAGCCTGCCTCGGCAAGGAGACGTTTGGCCTCGGCAAGATTGTCGGAGAAGAGTTCTCCTCCGGGGAATCCGGGCATATTGGTCGGCACAAAGGAATAAGCCGGAACCTCACCGCCCTTGGAGACCTTTGTCACGAGCTCCTTCCGGTCAAATCCCAGGGCCAGGGCTTTGCGGACCCTGGGGTCGTCAAAGGGAGGCCGTTCGTTGTTGACCAGGTAGTAGTAGGTTCCCAGGTAGGGGGCAACCTGATAGTCCTTGTGCTGTTCCGCCTGCTCGACCATGTCCAGCGGAACCTCGACAATCATGTCCACCTCGCCGTTGAGGTACATATTGTAGGCAGTGTTGTCGTCTTCCAGCGGCAGGTAGGTCGCTCTGGAAAGTTTGACTGCGTCCCTGTCCCAGTATTTTTCATTGGGAACGACGGAAAGGGATTCCTGGGGCTTCCACTCCTCCAGAACGAAGGGTCCGTTGCCGACGAAGTTTTCGGGGAGCGTCCATTCGTCTCCATATTTTTCGATGGCGTGCATCGGCACAACCGCGAAGGAGTAGTGGGTCAGGGCATCCGCTACATAGGGCAGTGGACCGATCAGGTCGATCTGGAAGGTGTAATCGTCCAGGGCACGGATCTGTACCGCTTCCGGACCGGCTTTACCGGAGTTGTACTCCTCGGCTCCCTTGACGAACATGTTGGGAAACCAGGCATAGGGAGAGGCAGTATCGGGATTCATACCCCGCAGCCAGGAATCGACCACCGTCTGGGCGGTGATTTTGGTTCCGTCGCTCCAGACCGCCTTGCGCAGCTTGAAGGTATACTGAAGACCATCCTCGCTCCGTTCCCAGCTCTCGGCCAGACCGGGGATGGGACCGCCGGTTTTCGGATCAATGGTAGTAAGTCCCTCGAAGAGAGACATGTATATTCGATGCTCCGGTACACCTTCGATCAGGTGCGGATCCAGGGCTTCTGGCTCGGCACCGTTCCCCATGACGAACTCCGCTCCTGAACCGCCGTCTTTCTGGCCGCCGGGGAATACTGCCATCAGAACCAGAGTACAGAGCAGGACAGCTAATAACTTCTTCATAAATCCTTCTCCTTTTAAAGTTTGAATATCTTAAAACAATACATTAAAAGTGGTCACCCCGCAATAAATTTCACCCGGACTTACAGAAACCGGCAGTAGCGGATCTTTTTCTGCATATAGAATTAAGCAGATTAATGATTACTTAATACAAGGGGAGTGTCGTGCTTTAAGAATTCATCACCGAGGCACAGCATCATGTTCTTCCGTTAATGGCCCCAGGTCTTCCACCCTTGCCCCCCGGCCTTTTCCGTTCTACAGTGACCTATGGCGACAGCAGTAATCTTCGGCGCCGGGGTCATGGGCTCGGCAACCTCCTTTCCGCTCAGCGACAAGGGTCACAGCGTTCGCCTGGTGGGGACCCACCTGGACGGGGAGATTATCGGCGAAGTCAAAGCCCGGGGGTACCATCCGGGATTGAAAAAAAATCTTCCCGCCGAAGTAAAGGCCTTCCAATGGACGGAACTCGACAAAGCCTTCCACGGGGCGGATTTTATCCTCTCCGGGGTCAACTCCCATGGAGTGCGCTGGTCCGCCGAAACCCTGGCAAAGGTCCTGCACAAGCCCCTGCCGATAATCGCCGTTACCAAGGGACTCGAAGCCGCGGAGAACGGGGATCTCCTGGCCCTGACAACAGTCTACGAAAAAGCCCTGGCGACCGCCGGAGGCCCGGGGTGTTCCGTCTCCGCCATCGGAGGTCCCTGCATTGCCGCCGAGCTCGCAGCCCGGGGCCACTCATGCGTGGTATTCGCTTCAGAGAAGGGGGAGATCTCCCGCTGGCTCGCGGATATCTTCAGAACTTCCTACTACCACGTCTGGCCCTCCACCGAAGTC encodes:
- a CDS encoding ABC transporter permease, with the translated sequence MTKYIIRRLIGLIPTLFIIITISFFIIRIAPGGPFMAERALTEQVMANIEAKYHLDEPLIVQYLRYVWDILRGDLGPSYRYNDHDVNFYIFSSLPDSLFLGVVSLVIAIFLGVGAGMLASLRQNSWIDYAAMSFAVVGISVPLFVIGPVLMWIFAMKLGWLPTSGWITGRYGWVTLIMPAITLAMPRFANIARLSRASMLEVLRSDYIRTARAKGMSEGVVMFRHVLKGAMLPVVSYLGPAFAATVTGSVVVETIFRVPGLGRFFVQSALNRDYTLIMGTVIVYSVILILMNFIVDIIYAFLDPRVSYK
- a CDS encoding ABC transporter permease; protein product: MNQIEKGNSLSRDAWNRLKKNHMAMAGLVMVIVYTILSITAPILPIYSYKKIISDHQDLPPSLTKTAGELWYEKELKAMQRVAEKEGRELNEEDKARLDEIRHRIATETMEYRGKTVKVHERRYLLGTDYHGRDMLARIIYGGQVSIAIGFIGTFTSFIIGILLGSLAGYVGGKTDYMIMRFVDVMYGLPYMLLVIIFMAIFGRNILNLFLALSVVSWLTVARVVRGQIITLKNSEFVEAARSMGAGTWRVILRHLIPNTLGIIIVFATLRIPTFIMMESFLSYLGLGVSAPYASWGSLVKEGVDGMTIYPWRLFFPAAAMTLFLFAMNFLGDGLRDAFDPQSKNKL
- a CDS encoding serine hydrolase domain-containing protein, giving the protein MKEEDVQNRIESLFRNQVRNDGRVKNAYLLVDSDKLNIHLNAAAGTTDGSKAHIGQPNHLASVGKLFTAALIGILHERGQLDYDDPVGRYLDADLMRSLHVFKGKDYSDQITIRHLLMQTSGLNDVFYHLWKKKMENPDFRISPRGAIIWGKENLQPKAVPGGRHFYTDTNYFLLGLIIESITKKGFHEVMHELIFKPLDMEHAWLYGLSEPETASDYPTARLYIKGHDLLSIEGIHEIDYAGGSVIAPLKDFLSFMKALVGHRIVKKETLDRMIEDDIPMGFPILGFNYGYSIWKTGTIPLILPREYYCWGCVGVTGAFMFYHPGTESFIIGTFNDFSWRGKALRFMAGKVIKELLQYQEKKGIKTSYS
- a CDS encoding DUF2191 domain-containing protein; the encoded protein is MRTTLTIEDDVAAMIRRIQRRDQKPFKVVVNDLLRKGLVESSQQAEEHRHYSTPELSSGPCRFADLDNISEILAVAEREDYS
- a CDS encoding TA system VapC family ribonuclease toxin — its product is MILIDADLLIYASMKSSSSHAGAKEWLDGKLNGNAPVGIPWESMLAFLRSVTNPRIFSPPVSPEEAWKVIRYWTSCKPVWIPQATENHLSILENIYRSIKPAANLVPDAHLAALSMEHGLTLCSTDGDFARFPKLSWVNPLA
- a CDS encoding MDR family MFS transporter; translated protein: MKPVPEFKKNILSRAATPYRDLPASVYALFTATVVNGTGIFVFPFLALILTRRFGLSPKETGDILFLTTIAYVPGNLIGGKMTDLFGRKRVMMISQFLSALMFVPCGFLSDPYMIAGFVIASVFFDGITDPARQAMSMDVTRPENRQTAFSLIYMGHNLGFGIGQLIAGFLFAAAPSWLFWGNACAACAALVLVGVFIPETLPSREELELSMLSDSTEKALDGGLFRALLSRPRLLVFSFLITFYGFAYAQHRFALPMQAGELFGDDGARLFGFLMTMNAVLVIILTTPIVALMKRFAPIFNVAVAGLLFAFGFGILAFARSPWVFFMSTLIWTTGEVLNVTNERVYVSNHTPMSHRGRFNAVLPLVTGLGFSISPPVGGRIADLSGIPSVWIMVSSAAALAALGLFYLGVWERRRNFA
- a CDS encoding ABC transporter ATP-binding protein, with the translated sequence MSNATLLETRDLKLHFPIEEGILLKKTVGHIRAVDGVSLSINRGETLGLVGESGCGKSTTARAIAQLYPPTAGKVFFQGRNLPELSPRELLKARGDMQMVFQDPYASLNPRMTVRSIIAEPLQIYTRQKILRLSQNEIERRVEELMERVGLSKFYKNRYPHEFSGGQRQRIGIARALALNPKLILLDEPVSALDVSIQSQILNLLVELQKDLGLTYLFIAHDLAVIEYISTRVAVMYLGKIVEIAEATELYRNPRHPYTQALLSAAPIPDPKVERQRRRIILTGDVPSPDRERHGCYFYDRCPKRMDVCKGNIPELLETDSAHEVACYLYQDTKGLK
- a CDS encoding phosphatase PAP2 family protein; this translates as MQEGILRFFSRISTPGLDALAEGITMLGEQYLFIAVITLVFWNISKKAGLLLAFSYLTSALVNVGVKVLVRAPRPFEILADIEGKRVHTATGYSFPSGHTQGAAGFLTAAALLLRRFWFSCFAFMLMLLIALSRVYLGVHWPLDVIAGLLLGVLSAWGTFRLLEPMLNDPPRLQSILLRGISLIVTLTLALFVLEKTGSLDPVKIRDFYKLSGTAAGAMAGCILEMRLINFKTEASAIRKTLRYLLGLAVALLLLAGLKTILPDDNCFAFLRYLAVSLWLIFLFPWAGVKAGLFYSALLEKDP
- a CDS encoding peptide ABC transporter substrate-binding protein, encoding MKKLLAVLLCTLVLMAVFPGGQKDGGSGAEFVMGNGAEPEALDPHLIEGVPEHRIYMSLFEGLTTIDPKTGGPIPGLAESWERSEDGLQYTFKLRKAVWSDGTKITAQTVVDSWLRGMNPDTASPYAWFPNMFVKGAEEYNSGKAGPEAVQIRALDDYTFQIDLIGPLPYVADALTHYSFAVVPMHAIEKYGDEWTLPENFVGNGPFVLEEWKPQESLSVVPNEKYWDRDAVKLSRATYLPLEDDNTAYNMYLNGEVDMIVEVPLDMVEQAEQHKDYQVAPYLGTYYYLVNNERPPFDDPRVRKALALGFDRKELVTKVSKGGEVPAYSFVPTNMPGFPGGELFSDNLAEAKRLLAEAGFPDGKGFPKFEILYNTSEGHKKIAEYIQQAWAENLGIECDLFNQEWQTYLATRRTHDFAVARAGWIGDYTDPNTFLDMFLTGSAGNDGLYSNPAYDEAVRKAATMPDSEARYQVLRDAETYFIKEDMGVLPIYFYVSQNMIDTDKWGGWYTNIRDYHPLKAVYLKE
- a CDS encoding ABC transporter ATP-binding protein; translation: MKAKEQHVEHTDIILEVKNLRTQFRTDDGIVKAVDGVSFTLHRGETLGIVGESGSGKSVTNLSIMRLIPSPPGKIVAGEVLFDGRDILKLKKENLRDIRGNRISMIFQDPMTSLNPFLRISTQLIETIVLHQGLSKPAAREKAIEMLKKVGIPNAEKRVDNYPHQFSGGMRQRVMIAMALSCNPKILIADEPTTALDVTIQAQILELMQELSAELGTAQILITHDLGVVAGMCDNICVMYAGRIVEKANADELFEEPKHPYTRGLIKSVPRIDQKKHEKLYSIKGQPPNLIDLPDCCPFHPRCEHAMEICRSRYPAATEFEGGRSVNCWLYDAKEVTL